One Gemmatimonadaceae bacterium genomic window, CTCGCTTCGCCCGCGACCGACTGCTTCGGGCGCCAGTGGCCGCAACCGCCAAAGCTCGACACGGAGGTACGCGGAGGGTTCACGGAGGCGCACGGAGGACTGCGCCGTTTCGCGGATCACCTCCGTGAACCTCCGTGTTGCCTCCGTGAACCTCCGTGTATCGCTTCTGTCGTGTCCCCACCTCGCCCTCTGGTCCCCAGCCTTCGCTGGGGCAGGCTCCTAAGCCCCAACCCGCACCGACACATACACACGCCGCCCCGCCCCCGGCTCATAGAACCGCGAACGCGTCGCGTTGGTGACGATGTTCGCTGCGTAGTGGCGGTCGAAGATGTTGTCGATGCCGATGACCGGGGTGAATCTCCAACGATTCGATGTCGGGAGCCCGATGCGGGCGTTCCAGAGGACCCAGCCGGGGGCGAAGTTGTTGTTGGTGTCGTCGGCCGCGGTGCGCTGGGCCTGTTGCATCTCGAGCGTGGCGAAGCCGAAGCGCCGGCGCGCGGTGACGTACAGCGACGAGGTGACAGGTGCAACACCGGGGACGTCCCTGCCGTCGAGGCGCGTGGCGCCGACGACGTAGTCTTCGTACGTGTAGGCGATGCGCGTGAGCGCCCCACCGATGTCGACCATGCCAAACGATCCGGTGACGCCCAGTTCGGCGCCGCGGCGCAGCGTCTCGCCGGCGTTGCGGAAATAGCGGCGCCCGCCGCTGTTGGGAATGTCGTACGGGATCAGTTCGTCGCGCGTGCGGATGTTGAAGAGCGCGAGGTCGACGAAGAAGTGGCGCCCGACGATTCCCTTGAGCCCGGCCTCGAGTGTCGCGCCGCGCTGCGGTTGCAGCTCGCGGTTGAGCCCTGCCGAACCGTCGGGACGGTTGGCAAGTTCGGTCGTGGTGGGCGTCTCGAACGACGAGGCAAGGTTGGTGTAGAGCGAGAGCGTCGGGCGCACGCGGAACGACAGGCCGAGCATCGGCGTGAAGGCCGACATGGTGCGCGACTCCACGCGCCCGCCCACGGCGTACGTCGCGCGATAGTCGCGCACGCTGAAGGCGCTCTGGTCGCGGCGCAGCGTCCCGGTCACGGTGAGCCAGGCGCGGTTCACCTCGCCGCGCGCGAAGAAGCCGGCGCTCCCCACCTTCTCCAGTTGATGGATGGTCTCTGTCCCCTGGTTGTCGAAGGTTGGGCAAATGGCAACAGGGCGCCCGGCGCCCACGCGCCCCGCGCAGTTGTTCCAGTTGCGCCGGTCGTCGCGCTGCGACTGCACGTCGGCGCCGACGGTGACGCGCCAGAGGTGGTTGCGCGCAAAGCCGCGCTGCTCGACGCGCGCGGTAGCGCCTAACGTGCGGCGGTCGAAGCCGACGATGGCGAACGCTTGCGGATTGTACAGGTCGCGCCACCCGGAAAAGACGCTCGCCGTGGCGGAGCCAGCATCCCACGAGCGTTCGCCGGTGACGGAGAGGAGCTTCTGGCCGACCTTCTTGCTGGCCTGGCGCAGGATGTTCAGCGAATCGGCGACAGTCGGGGTATCGCGCAGTTCCGCCGCAGTCACGGCTCCGGGGTTCTGCGCCGTTGGAGAGTCGTACCAGGTGAACTGGGCGCGCAGCGCCGAGTTCTCCTTGCGCCAGGCGAGATCAGCGTTGGTCGCCGAGGAGCGGAAGTCCGCGTAGTCGCGCGGGCCATCGGCGCGATTCAGCGTCCCCGTGACGCGCCAGCCTAACGCGCCGTCGCGCGCCGAACCGGCGGTGGTGCCTGTGGAACGTGTCGCGTCGGCATTCATCACGTAGCGCAGCGTCCCATCGAGCTTCTGCTTCGGAAACGGATCACTCTTGAGTTCCAGCACCCCGCCCGACGCGTTGCCATACAGTGCGCCGGCGGCGCCGCGCATCACCTCGGCGCTCCCCACTCCTTCCAGATCCACAAAGTCGACCGCCGTCTGCCCGTCGGCGAGGGTGAGCGGTACACCGTCGCGCATGACGCGCACGCCGCGAATGCCAAAGGCCGATCGCGCTCCAAAGCCGCGGATGGCGAGGCGCGGGTCCTGTGTGGGATTGAAGCGGTTGGAGACGGCGAGCCCCGGGACGTTGAGCAGGAGCTCCGTGAGCGAGGCTCGGCGAATGCCGGTGCGCGACGAATCGGCCTGCAGTCGCGAGACGCCAAACGGGAGGTCGAGCACCGACCGCGCCCCTTCGCGCGAGACCGTCACGTTCACGGGTTGCAAGCGACGCGTGGTGCGCGTGGCGGTGGAGTCCTGTGCACTCGTCGCGCTCGGCGCCATCACGACGGGGATCGACGCTCCGAGCATCGCCGCGAACGCGAGGGCGCGCGTGCGGTGGTCGCGACGGTCAACGGCTTCGCGCCGGGGGCCAGCACCTACAGACATATTTCTCGCCACGGGGTATTTCCTCATCCGAATGTCACCGGCCGGCGCCGTCGTGGTCGAGATTCGACGCGACGTGACGCCGCAGCACGAGCAGCAGCACGAGCAGCAGCACGAGCAGCAGCACGAGCATCTTCACGATCATCATCACGACCAACGTGCCGTTCGCCGCCAATCCTAGCCGTGCGCGCGCAGGCGCGGCAATCACGATGACTTCGCGCCGACGAGGGGCGTGCGACTCGGCTCGGCGAGTGCGCGGCACCGCCCTTACGTGCGCCGCGCTCGTCGCGCTGACCTGCGTCGCAAGCACGCCGAGGGTGGCGGGCGCAACACCCCCGCGCGCCTCCGTCGGCCGCTCGACTTCACGCAGCGTCCCGCCTCCGCGTCGCGACACGATGCACGACGTCCACCTCACCTACTCACGCGTGGTGGTGGACGGAGCGAGCATCCTCTGGCGGGTGCGCCTCTTCCGGGACGACCTGGAGAAGACGCTCGCCGCGTGGTCGAAGAACCCCGCCTTCAAAGCGGCGTCCCCCGGGGCCGACTCCGTCTTCGCCTCCTACTTCAACGCCCAGGTCCCGGTTACCGCCAACGGGAAGCGCGTTACCGGGAAGGTCCTCCAGTCCGGCCGCGACCCGGACGTCACCGATCAGGAGATGTGGTGGTACCTGCTCGAACTCCCCGCCGCGGCCCCGGTGACGTCGTTCGGGACGCGGGTGGGGCTCATGTTCGAGCATTTCACCGATCAGCGTAACGTGTTGACGTTGCTCAAGATGCCGGGCGAGAAGCGGCACTCGATGTACTTCGTGCCGGGGGACGCGGGTCTGCAGGAGCTGACGTTCTAGAAGACGAGAAGCCTGCCCCAGCGAAGGCTGTGGACGAGAAGACGAGAGGGGGGCCTATCTGTCAGGGTGACGGGTGGGCTGTCGTTTTGCGGGGGCGATGCGCTCGGTTCTTTCACTTTGGCTCAAATCTTCGGGCATGTGGGGTGCCTCCTTCGCGGGGCGTGCGAGGCCCTCGCGCATCGCGATCGGACCCCTTATCAGCCTACCTGAGGAATCCACATGGTTACCATCACGCCGCTCAACACGATGCTCGATCGCATGGTCACCCTGAGCCGGGCCATGGACCAGGCATTCGTCAACGGATCTACCGAAACGCTCAAGCCGGCGGCGCAGCCCGCCTTTGTCCCGGAACTCGATGCCTGGGAGACGGAGCACGAGTATCTCGTCCGGCTCGACCTTCCCGGCGTGAAGACCGAGGCGGTCGACATCGCCTTCGAGAAGAACACGCTGACCATTCGCGGTGAACGCGAGCGCGGAATCAGCGCGCCCGAGAAGGGGGAGCTGCGCGTCTTCTTTGCCGAGCGGGACTGGGGGAGCTTCACGCGCTCGCTGCGCTTCCCGCAGCATGTGGCCGGCGAGAACATCACGGCGTCGTTCGAGGCCGGAGTGCTGACGGTGCGCATCCCGAAGAGCGAGGCGGCCAAGCCGCGGAAGATCCAGATCAGCGCCACTGAGGCGGGTCAGGTACAGGGGTGAAGGCCTCCGTACGGACCGGTTAGCGCCCGGTCGTGAGACTGGAGAGGAAGCCGGCTCCGCGGGGAGCCGGCTTTCGTTTTCCCGTAGGGTGCAAGGGAATGGTACGAGGCGAGATGAAATGGTGAGGTAGATGGGGATGGGGGGTGGTAGCGTGGTTCTCGGGGGGGGCCCCCCACGCCCCCACCCCCATCAAACGGCCGATGGGCCGCCCGGACGACGCCCCGCACATTCGGACCAGTCACCACGCGCACCAATCTCGCCGTCGTCTTGCCGACATCTCGCCGTCGTCTTGCCGTCGTCTTGCCGACATCTCGCCGTCGCCTCCCCGAGGTCTTCGCCATGCCCGCCGATTCCGCTTCCTTACCATCCAGCACCACCACGCTCCAGTCGCTTTCCGATGAACTGGCCACCGCCGCCGCCACGGCGTCGCGCTCGCTCGTCGCCATTCACGCCCGCCGGCGCATCCCGTCGAGCGGCGTTGTCTGGCGCCCGGGGGTGGTCGTCACGGCGCACCACACCATCCAGCGCGACGAGGGCATCACGGTCACCCTCGCCGACGGCACCACCGTTGGAGCAACGCTCGCCGGGCGCGACCCGTCCACCGACCTCGCCGTCCTTCGCCTCGCCAGCGAGGTGGGGGTCCCCATCACCCGTGCCCCGCTGGCGAGCGCGCGCGTGGGCCAGCTCGTGCTCGCGTTAGGCATGCCGGGGGCTGCGGCCACCGCCGCCCTGGGCATCGTCTCCTCCGTGGGAGGTGAATGGCGCACCTGGCACGGCGGGCGCATCGACCAGTTCATCCACCTCGACGTCGCCATCCACGACGGCTTCTCGGGCGGCGCGGCGATCGATGTCTCGGGACGGATGCTCGGCATCAACTCGTCGGGGCTCGCACGCGCTTCGGCGATGACAATCCCCCTCGCCACCATCGAGCGCGTGGTCGAACAGCTCGTCGCCAACGGGCGCGTGCGCCGCGGCTACATCGGGCTGGGCGTGCAGCCGGTGCGACTCCCGGCCGGGGTGGTGCGCGCGCAGTCGCTCTCACGCGACGTCGCCCTGATGGTAATCTCGATCGAGGAGGGAGGACCCGCCCACGCCGCCGGAATCTTCCTCGGCGATGTCCTGGTTGCGGCTGACGGAAGGCCGGTGGCCGACCCCGGCGACCTCCTCGCAACGCTCACGGGCGACCGCATCGACACCCCGGTCACCATTCGCCTCCTGCGCGGCGGCGCGCCGCACGACATCGCCGTCACCGTGGGTGAGCGCCGCAGCGCGCGGGAGTGATGGATGAACGCGCCCGACATGACCACTCCGCGCACGACCATCTCACCGCTCATGGACGAGTGATCCGACTCGCCCTCGCCGCCCCGTCGGCGATGCTGCTCTCCGAGCTCGAGACCCTGGTGCTGCGCGACGGCGCCTTCACCGTGGTCGAGCGCATCGCGTGCCTGGACGACATTGGCGAGACGCTCGAAGGGGCCGATGTGGACGTCGTGGTCGTCGTAGTGGACGACCCCTCCCGCTTCTCGCTCCCGTCCTTTGGCGAGGGAGAGGGCGACACCGAGAGCAGTGGCGCGACGTACCGCTGTCTTCTCCTGGTCGATGCCGACCCGGGAGAGGTGGCGGGGTGGATAAGCCGCGGGGCACGCGCTGTTCTCCCGCGCGACGCCGACGGCCAGGAGATTCTCGCCGCGCTCGAGGCGGTGCATGCGGGGCTCGCCGTGGTTCCGGCGGCGGACGCCCAGGCGCTGGCCTCTACTGCCTCACCGCGCTCCACGCCGCGGCGCAGGAACGATGTGCCGGCGGCGGCTCCTCCCCCCCTCTCGCCGCGTGAGCGGGAAATCCTCGCGCTCGTTGCCGAGGGGATGGGGAACAAGATCGTCGCCGCCCGGCTGGGGATCTCCGAGCACACGGTCAAGACGCACGTCGCGTCGATCTTCCAGAAGCTCGGCGCCGATACCCGGGCCGAAGCGGTCGCCATCGGGGCGCGGAGCGGGGTGATCCTCCTGTAGGCGGCACTTGCGGCGCGTGCGGGGCCGGCGGTACAAACCCCTCGCCCGGCTGGCGTTGTCTGAAGGAGGAATCCTCTTCCCGACACTCCCATGCGTCCCATGCGCCTCTCCGTTCCCCACACGCTCGTGGCCGCCGCCGTCGGCGCCACCATGCTCACGGCCGCCCCGGCGCTCGTCTCCGCCCAGCAGGTGCAAGGGGTGAAGGACCGTGTCTTCTCCATCAGCGAGCGCGTGGGGAGTGGCGGCGATGTTCGCATCTTCGCGCGCCAGGGCGACATCACGATCTCCGAGGGGACGGGGAGCACGGTCGAGTTCCGCGCCGAGAAGGATGAGCGCCGCGGGCGCCTGGAGGAGATCGGCTTCATCGTGCGCAAGGACGGCGATGGCGTCACCATCTGTGCGGTCTACGCCGACGACGACGATTGCGACGCCGACGGGCTCGATCGCCACTCCGGGCGCTGGAACTGGGGGCGCCGCTCGTTGCATCTGGCGATCACGGTGAAGGTCCCGCGCGGCGTGCGCCTGAACACCGCCAGCGGCAACGGCGACATCTTGCTGGTCGCCAACGTGGCCGAGGCGCGCATCGCCAGCGGGAACGGGAAGCTGCGCATCTCCGGCGTGAGCGGTCGCGTCGATGCCTCGTCAGGCAACGGCGAGGTCTCCGTCGACAACACGACCGGTCCGGTGCAGGCACGATCGGGCAACGGCGACATCACCATCGGCACCGTCAACGGCCCGGTGAACGCGTCGTCCGGCAATGGCGACATCCGCGTGCGCATGGACAAGCTCGCGGGGAGCGACGACATGGAGTTCTCGTCGGGCAACGGGCGCGTCGAGGTGGTCGTCCCGTCCGACTTCTCGGCGGATGTCGAAGCGAACAGCGGCAACGGGCGCATCACGACCGACTTCCCCATCACCATCCGTGGGAAGCTCTCCCCGTCACGCCTGCGCGGGACTATCGGCAACGGCGGGCGCCGGTTGCGCATGAGCACCGGGAACGGTTCGATGGAGATCCGCCGCGCATCGTAGCGGGTCTCGTGCGGGCGCGGGGCGTCGCGTGGGGCGCCCGGGCCCATCCGGTTTGGGCGCCCCGACGTTCAGCGATTGGCAAAGCGGCCGATACTCCTGGATGGCAGTGTACCCAGGAGACTCGCGTGCCTAGCCTGACCCCCACCCGCCCGTTCCTCGCTCGCATCGAGCGCCACATCGAAGTGCGCCTCAAGGATGTGGACGCGGACCATCACTTCATCAGCACCAAGTCGGAGACGATCAACGTCAGCGACCACGGGCTGCTCATGGAAGTTCCCTCTGCGCTCGACGCCTGCGTCGGGCAGGACGTCTTCGTCTCGCTGCACTGGGACGGTGGCGAGTGGGAATCGCCGGGGCAGATCGTGCGATTCGAGTCGCCGTACTGGCGCGACCTGCGCTCGAGCGTGATGGGAGTGCGCCTCGATCGTGCGCTCCCCCATGACCTCCTGGTGCCGCAGGACGCACAGACCACCTGATTGTCGCGCCCCTTCCATTGCGATGGCCGTCCGGACAGCTTCGGGCGGCCTTTTCATTGGAATGCGTCATCATGTCGGCGTTGTCTCTCGTCCGTCGCGCCTGCCCGCGTCGCGAGGTTGTTGCAGCTGCGGCGCTTGCGGCCCTGTCCCCCGCAATCGCCTTTCGCCCCCTTGCCGCGCAGGAGCTGTCCGGGCGCGCCGCGCGCGACGCCGCGCGCAGCTACCGCGAAGCCAACGAGGCGGGGATCCTGCGCGAGTTTGCCGGGCTCCTCTCGCTGCCTAACGTTGCCAGCGACTCGGTCAACATCCGGCGCAACGCGGCGCTCCTCATGGAGATGCTGCGCAAGCGCGGCGCGACGGCGCGACTTCTCGAAGTGCCGGGCGGCCCTCCCGCGGTCCTTGGCGAGCTTACCGTTCCCGGCGCCACGCGCACCGTGGTGCTCTACGCCCACTACGACGGGCAGCCGGTCGACCCGAAGCAGTGGACCGGTGGGACACCATTCACGCCGATCCTGCGTGACAAGGCGCTCTATCAAGGGGGGAAGGAGATCGCCTTCCCCAACGATGGGCAGCGCCTCGATGGCGAGGCGCGCATCTACGCCCGCTCGGCCAGCGACGACAAGGGGTCGATCATCGCGATGCTCACCGCACTCGACGCGCTCAAGGCGCGCGGGGCGGCCCCTTCGCTCAACCTGAAGTTCTTCTTCGAGGGAGAGGAGGAGGCCGGGTCGGGGCACCTGCAGCAGATCCTCGAGACGTACAAGTCGGTGCTCAAGGGCGACGCCTGGCTCTTCTGCGACGGCCCCGTGCACCAGGGGGGCGACCAGCAGCTCGTCTTTGGGCTGCGCGGCGTGACCGGGCTGGAGATGACCGTCTACGGCCCCACGCGCCCGTTGCACAGCGGGCACTATGGCAACTGGGCGCCCAACCCGGGCATGCTCCTCACCCACCTCGTCGCCTCGATGCGCAGCGACGACGGCGAGATCCTCATTCCCGGCTTCTACCGCGACGTGCGGCCGCTCAGCGCCGCCGAGCGCAAGGCGATTGCCGGGCTCCCGCTGGTGGACACCACGCTCCGGCGCTCGTTAGGTCTGGCCCGCACCGAGGGGAGCAACGCGCTGTTGGCCGAGCGCATCATGCGCCCCGCGCTCAACCTGCGCGGCATTCGCGTGGGAGGGGTGCAGGAGCTGGGGTCGAATACCATCTCCACCGAGGCGTTCGCGTCGTTCGACTTCCGCCTGGTCCCCAACCAGACGCCCGAGCGCGTGCGCGAGCTGGTGGAGCGGCACCTGCGCACCAAGGGGTGGCACATCGTGAGCGACACGCCGTCGGTGGCCGATCGACTCAAGTATCCGCGCCTGGTGCGGCTGCAATGGGAGAAGGGGTATCCGGCGCAGCGCGCGTCGATGGACGACCCGTTCTCGCAGGCGCTGGTGCGTGCCGTGAGCGACGGCGCCCCCAAGGCGCCGCTCCTCGTCCCCACGCTTGGCGGGTCGGGGCCGAGCTACCTGTTCACGCTGGTGCTGGGCGTTCCGGTCGTGACGCTCCCCATTGCCAACTACGACAACAACCAGCACGCCACCAACGAGAACCTGCGCGTGCAGAACTTGTGGAACGCGATCGAGATGTATGCGGGGATGATGTCGCGGCTGGGGAGGGAGTGGGGGGGGCCGGTGGTGCCGTGAGGCGGTCGCGACGTTACTCATCCCCCACATCCGCATGCGCCTTCCCGAAGGCCATGAAGAGCGCGCTCCCCACGATCACCGCCGCCCCCACCAGCGTCCAGAGCGACGGGCGCTCGTGCAGGAGGAGCACTCCCCACATCCCCGCGAAGACGATCTGCAGGTAACCGGTGGTCGTGGCCCGCACCGCCGTTTCCGCCTGCAGCCCCCTGGTCATGTAGACCTGCGCCAGTTGCGTGGCGATGCCGACGCCGAGCAGGATCGCCCACTCCGCGGTCGTCGGCATCAGCCAGTTGGAGCTGGCGAACGGGATGGCGATGGGGAAGGTGACGAGCGGGAGGTAGAAGACGACGACCGACGGATGCTCGCCGCTCCCCATCTTGCGCACGGCGGCATAGGCCGCGCCGGAGCAGACGGCGCCAAACAGGGCAATGCCGACATCGCGCGAGGCATACGTCGACGCCGCGCTCCCGAACATCCACCCCGGGCGCGTGATGAGGATGACGCCCGCCAGCGCGAAGGCCAGGCAGAGCACCTCGCCCGGACGCACGCGCTCCCCCACCCACAGGGCGGCAAGGATGGTGGCGAAGATGGGGTTGGTGTACTGGATGAGCGTCGCCTCGCCTAACGGGAGATGGACGAGCGACCAGTAGAAGCAGTTGATGCCGATGGCCCCCAGCGCGCCGCGCGCCAGCAGGAGCCCGCGCTGCCGCCCCCAGATGCTGGGGACGTTCGCCTGCCGCACGGCCCACCAGCTCATGGCCAGGGTGAGCGCGGCGCGCACGAGGACCACCTGCGACGACGGCAGGCGCCGCCCCGCGAGCTTGACGAGGAGCCCCATCACGGCGAACCACCACGCGCCAATGGCCATGGCGCGGATTCCCGGCGAGAGAACGCCGGCGCGCGAGGGCGCGGAACGGGTGGGCGATACTGACGACGCGGTCATCGTTGCGGAAGCTAACGGCGCACGCGTCAGGCGGTGGTGCGAAAGATGGGCGTCGCTTCGGCCAGTGCGCGCGGGTCGCCGACGAGCACCACCTCGTCGCCATCCTCGAAGACGATGTCCTCGGTCGGCTGGAAGACCCCCTCGCCGTGCCGCAGCACGGCGGCTGCAATGGCGCCGGTGCGCGAGCGCAACCGGAGGTCGCGCGCGGTGCGCCCGATCGCTTCCGCGCCGCGGCGTGCCACCACGACCTCGAGCCCGAGCCGCGCCCCCACGCGTGACAGCATCTCGTCCACCGGCGCCATGTGCGCCCCGCGCTCGCGCAGCGCCTCGTAGTGATGCTTCCGCGCCTCCTCGGCCACCTCGCGAATGCGCGCGGGCGAGACCCCAAAGCGGCGCAGCACCCGCGCAAAGATCTCCAGCGACGTCTCGAACTCCTCGGGGACGACCTCGTTGGCCCCCAGTCGCTGCAGCTCGGGGATCTCCGCCACCGACCGCGTGCGCGTCACGATGTGGATGTCCGGATTGTGGTGGCGCGCCACCACGACCCCGCGCCGCTCATCGGCCACCGACGCAATGGCGAAGACGATGACGCGCGCGCGCTGGAGTCCCACGCGTTCGAGCACCTCGACGCGCGTCCCGTCGCCGAAGAAGATCGGCTCGCGCGCCAGGCGCGCCTGCCTGACGAGTGCCCCGTTGGAGTCGAGGATCACGTACGGGATGCGGGCGCGGCGCAGGGCGCGGGCGAGGTTGCGCCCGTTCAACCCATAGCCCACGATGATCACATGGTCGGTCATGGGGCCGGCGGCGCGGACCTCGCGCGTGGCGAACTCCATGGTCGGCATGGCGCGCAGCGAGAAGACGCGGTCGGCAATGTCGCTCGCGGCCGACACGGCGAACGGCGCTACCAGCATGGTGATGACCGATGCCCCCAGGAAGAGCTGGTACGACGGTTCGCTCAGGATGCCTAACGCCATGGCACTCGACGCGAGGATGAACGAGAACTCCCCCACCTGCGCCAACCCGATCCCCGCCACCAATCCCACCCGCGACGACCTGCGCACGAAGCGGATGACCCCCCAGGCGATCACCGTCTTGAGGACGATGATGCCCAGC contains:
- a CDS encoding trypsin-like peptidase domain-containing protein; this encodes MPADSASLPSSTTTLQSLSDELATAAATASRSLVAIHARRRIPSSGVVWRPGVVVTAHHTIQRDEGITVTLADGTTVGATLAGRDPSTDLAVLRLASEVGVPITRAPLASARVGQLVLALGMPGAAATAALGIVSSVGGEWRTWHGGRIDQFIHLDVAIHDGFSGGAAIDVSGRMLGINSSGLARASAMTIPLATIERVVEQLVANGRVRRGYIGLGVQPVRLPAGVVRAQSLSRDVALMVISIEEGGPAHAAGIFLGDVLVAADGRPVADPGDLLATLTGDRIDTPVTIRLLRGGAPHDIAVTVGERRSARE
- a CDS encoding Hsp20/alpha crystallin family protein → MVTITPLNTMLDRMVTLSRAMDQAFVNGSTETLKPAAQPAFVPELDAWETEHEYLVRLDLPGVKTEAVDIAFEKNTLTIRGERERGISAPEKGELRVFFAERDWGSFTRSLRFPQHVAGENITASFEAGVLTVRIPKSEAAKPRKIQISATEAGQVQG
- a CDS encoding cation:proton antiporter, with protein sequence MHGIPLLRDLVILVAVAVPVVVLAYRLRIPSVVGFLVSGIAIGPTALGLVREVESVQALAEIGVVLLLFAVGLELSLSRIVKMGRLVLVGGTLQLMGTMAAVLAIAIAMGGEWRLGLLFGALIALSSTAIILKVYADRGELESPFARVVVAILLFQDLCVVPLMLFLPLLGGEGADGVTIGRDVGVAIVVTALLLVVGRWVVPRALARIAEMRNQEIFTLVVVAIGLGAAFVTSSFGLSLALGAFLAGLIIAESEYGLQALSDVLPFRDTFSGIFFISVGMLLDVRYVASHAALVLGVALGIIVLKTVIAWGVIRFVRRSSRVGLVAGIGLAQVGEFSFILASSAMALGILSEPSYQLFLGASVITMLVAPFAVSAASDIADRVFSLRAMPTMEFATREVRAAGPMTDHVIIVGYGLNGRNLARALRRARIPYVILDSNGALVRQARLAREPIFFGDGTRVEVLERVGLQRARVIVFAIASVADERRGVVVARHHNPDIHIVTRTRSVAEIPELQRLGANEVVPEEFETSLEIFARVLRRFGVSPARIREVAEEARKHHYEALRERGAHMAPVDEMLSRVGARLGLEVVVARRGAEAIGRTARDLRLRSRTGAIAAAVLRHGEGVFQPTEDIVFEDGDEVVLVGDPRALAEATPIFRTTA
- a CDS encoding TonB-dependent receptor, with the protein product MLGASIPVVMAPSATSAQDSTATRTTRRLQPVNVTVSREGARSVLDLPFGVSRLQADSSRTGIRRASLTELLLNVPGLAVSNRFNPTQDPRLAIRGFGARSAFGIRGVRVMRDGVPLTLADGQTAVDFVDLEGVGSAEVMRGAAGALYGNASGGVLELKSDPFPKQKLDGTLRYVMNADATRSTGTTAGSARDGALGWRVTGTLNRADGPRDYADFRSSATNADLAWRKENSALRAQFTWYDSPTAQNPGAVTAAELRDTPTVADSLNILRQASKKVGQKLLSVTGERSWDAGSATASVFSGWRDLYNPQAFAIVGFDRRTLGATARVEQRGFARNHLWRVTVGADVQSQRDDRRNWNNCAGRVGAGRPVAICPTFDNQGTETIHQLEKVGSAGFFARGEVNRAWLTVTGTLRRDQSAFSVRDYRATYAVGGRVESRTMSAFTPMLGLSFRVRPTLSLYTNLASSFETPTTTELANRPDGSAGLNRELQPQRGATLEAGLKGIVGRHFFVDLALFNIRTRDELIPYDIPNSGGRRYFRNAGETLRRGAELGVTGSFGMVDIGGALTRIAYTYEDYVVGATRLDGRDVPGVAPVTSSLYVTARRRFGFATLEMQQAQRTAADDTNNNFAPGWVLWNARIGLPTSNRWRFTPVIGIDNIFDRHYAANIVTNATRSRFYEPGAGRRVYVSVRVGA
- a CDS encoding M20/M25/M40 family metallo-hydrolase: MSALSLVRRACPRREVVAAAALAALSPAIAFRPLAAQELSGRAARDAARSYREANEAGILREFAGLLSLPNVASDSVNIRRNAALLMEMLRKRGATARLLEVPGGPPAVLGELTVPGATRTVVLYAHYDGQPVDPKQWTGGTPFTPILRDKALYQGGKEIAFPNDGQRLDGEARIYARSASDDKGSIIAMLTALDALKARGAAPSLNLKFFFEGEEEAGSGHLQQILETYKSVLKGDAWLFCDGPVHQGGDQQLVFGLRGVTGLEMTVYGPTRPLHSGHYGNWAPNPGMLLTHLVASMRSDDGEILIPGFYRDVRPLSAAERKAIAGLPLVDTTLRRSLGLARTEGSNALLAERIMRPALNLRGIRVGGVQELGSNTISTEAFASFDFRLVPNQTPERVRELVERHLRTKGWHIVSDTPSVADRLKYPRLVRLQWEKGYPAQRASMDDPFSQALVRAVSDGAPKAPLLVPTLGGSGPSYLFTLVLGVPVVTLPIANYDNNQHATNENLRVQNLWNAIEMYAGMMSRLGREWGGPVVP
- a CDS encoding DUF4097 family beta strand repeat protein, translated to MRPMRLSVPHTLVAAAVGATMLTAAPALVSAQQVQGVKDRVFSISERVGSGGDVRIFARQGDITISEGTGSTVEFRAEKDERRGRLEEIGFIVRKDGDGVTICAVYADDDDCDADGLDRHSGRWNWGRRSLHLAITVKVPRGVRLNTASGNGDILLVANVAEARIASGNGKLRISGVSGRVDASSGNGEVSVDNTTGPVQARSGNGDITIGTVNGPVNASSGNGDIRVRMDKLAGSDDMEFSSGNGRVEVVVPSDFSADVEANSGNGRITTDFPITIRGKLSPSRLRGTIGNGGRRLRMSTGNGSMEIRRAS
- a CDS encoding response regulator transcription factor — protein: MIRLALAAPSAMLLSELETLVLRDGAFTVVERIACLDDIGETLEGADVDVVVVVVDDPSRFSLPSFGEGEGDTESSGATYRCLLLVDADPGEVAGWISRGARAVLPRDADGQEILAALEAVHAGLAVVPAADAQALASTASPRSTPRRRNDVPAAAPPPLSPREREILALVAEGMGNKIVAARLGISEHTVKTHVASIFQKLGADTRAEAVAIGARSGVILL
- a CDS encoding DMT family transporter — its product is MTASSVSPTRSAPSRAGVLSPGIRAMAIGAWWFAVMGLLVKLAGRRLPSSQVVLVRAALTLAMSWWAVRQANVPSIWGRQRGLLLARGALGAIGINCFYWSLVHLPLGEATLIQYTNPIFATILAALWVGERVRPGEVLCLAFALAGVILITRPGWMFGSAASTYASRDVGIALFGAVCSGAAYAAVRKMGSGEHPSVVVFYLPLVTFPIAIPFASSNWLMPTTAEWAILLGVGIATQLAQVYMTRGLQAETAVRATTTGYLQIVFAGMWGVLLLHERPSLWTLVGAAVIVGSALFMAFGKAHADVGDE